One region of Candidatus Saccharibacteria bacterium genomic DNA includes:
- a CDS encoding FAD-binding oxidoreductase — protein MDGLKEKLVKHGFEGELDNTAEALELFSHDASMFELRPELVAAPKNSADLQRLVRFVSSNKKKHPGLSLTARAAGTDMAGGAINESIIVDFAKHFTKIGSITGFSGTAQPGVFYRDFERETLKKGVLMPSYPASRDLCMIGGITANNSGGEKSLEYGKVEKFVTELKVVFADGKEYVVKPLTKKQLAAKINQGDYEGKIYQRIFNLCEEHYDIIKEARPKVSKNSMGYGLWNVWDRQTGVFDLGQLIVGSEGTLGLVTETTFRLVPHRPHSGLLVLFLKNINHLGDIIPAVLKHKPATFESFDDQTLLLSLRFMPAFYKRLGFRKFVHLLWSLIPDGLQLLRGVPKLILMIEFNGETEEEVRAKVAALHRDLGRYRARYEINGFEETPTEGRSEKFWIMRRYSFQILRSTVKDKHTAPYIDDFAVPPEHLTAFLPQLQKIIRKYKLFATIAGHMGDGNFHVIPLMKIEDDRERKKIEPSQREVNNLVLKYNGSLSGEHNDGLVRGPWLEAQFGKIVLALFKEVKHIFDPENIFNPHKKTDSDWDYSFSHIREHF, from the coding sequence ATGGATGGGCTAAAAGAAAAACTGGTTAAACATGGGTTTGAAGGTGAGCTAGACAATACGGCCGAAGCACTAGAGTTGTTTAGTCATGATGCCAGTATGTTCGAGCTGCGGCCTGAGCTTGTAGCAGCGCCAAAAAATTCGGCAGATTTGCAGCGGCTGGTTCGGTTTGTCTCGTCAAACAAAAAGAAACATCCTGGCCTATCTTTGACAGCCCGAGCCGCCGGAACAGACATGGCGGGCGGTGCAATCAATGAATCAATTATTGTCGACTTTGCGAAACATTTTACAAAAATTGGTTCCATAACGGGTTTTTCGGGAACCGCCCAGCCCGGTGTTTTTTATCGAGATTTTGAGCGTGAGACTCTGAAAAAAGGTGTGCTTATGCCATCGTATCCGGCCAGCCGCGACCTGTGCATGATAGGTGGCATTACGGCTAATAATTCTGGTGGCGAAAAATCGTTAGAATACGGTAAAGTAGAAAAGTTTGTGACTGAGCTAAAAGTGGTGTTTGCTGACGGAAAAGAGTACGTCGTTAAGCCTCTCACCAAAAAGCAGCTTGCGGCCAAGATTAACCAGGGCGACTACGAGGGTAAAATATATCAGCGTATTTTCAACTTGTGCGAGGAGCATTACGACATCATCAAGGAAGCGCGTCCCAAGGTGAGCAAAAACAGCATGGGCTATGGGCTGTGGAATGTCTGGGATCGTCAGACTGGAGTATTTGATCTTGGGCAGCTCATAGTTGGTTCGGAAGGTACGCTGGGACTTGTGACCGAAACAACTTTTCGGTTGGTTCCACACCGACCCCACTCTGGTTTGCTAGTGCTTTTTTTGAAGAACATTAACCATCTGGGCGATATTATCCCCGCGGTTCTAAAACACAAACCAGCTACGTTTGAAAGTTTTGACGACCAGACTTTACTACTAAGTCTTCGGTTTATGCCCGCGTTTTATAAAAGGCTTGGTTTTAGAAAATTTGTTCATTTACTGTGGAGCCTTATACCCGATGGTCTGCAGTTGCTCCGTGGTGTACCGAAACTAATTCTTATGATTGAGTTTAACGGTGAAACCGAAGAAGAAGTCCGCGCCAAAGTTGCTGCCCTGCACCGTGATTTGGGTCGTTACCGCGCCCGCTACGAAATAAACGGCTTCGAAGAAACGCCCACAGAAGGAAGAAGCGAAAAGTTTTGGATAATGCGTCGCTACAGTTTTCAGATACTGCGCAGTACAGTGAAAGACAAGCACACCGCGCCGTACATTGATGATTTTGCCGTGCCGCCAGAACATCTCACAGCGTTTTTACCTCAGCTGCAAAAAATTATCAGAAAATACAAGCTGTTTGCTACGATTGCCGGACATATGGGGGATGGTAATTTCCACGTTATCCCACTCATGAAAATAGAAGATGACCGTGAACGAAAAAAAATTGAGCCAAGTCAAAGGGAAGTCAACAACTTGGTTCTGAAATACAATGGGTCACTCAGCGGCGAACACAACGATGGTCTCGTGCGGGGCCCTTGGCTGGAAGCCCAATTCGGCAAGATTGTTCTTGCCTTGTTCAAAGAAGTAAAACACATTTTTGATCCCGAAAACATCTTTAACCCGCACAAAAAAACCGACTCCGACTGGGACTACAGTTTTTCGCACATAAGAGAGCACTTCTAA
- the cyoA gene encoding ubiquinol oxidase subunit II yields the protein MMRALQKLTKKLAEVQLPAVPRLSRVKMTWLLVGGALVVVAVLTMLSLNHSFPLLQTRGEIANRQRDLLLFATGLAVIVLVPVYVMLFTFAWRYRAGHKKDYKPNWDSHKGYETLWWGVPLAIIVVLAAVTWVTSHSLDPFKPLSSTQKPLQVQVVALQWKWLFIYPEEKIASVGEVAFPVGRPVEFTMTSDAPMNSFWIPQLAGQIYVMSGMSTKLHVSADSVGTYAGLSANISGKGFADMRFNARAMSTTDYDAWVAGVKGSGKKLNQQTYEVLARPGKSATLHYLLEETKLYDRVIMKYMTEHGTTQTAENETKPSEEKASSPVKPTHDMPMMQSEGMH from the coding sequence ATGATGAGGGCGCTGCAGAAACTTACGAAAAAGCTAGCAGAGGTACAGCTGCCAGCTGTACCTCGCTTATCCCGAGTCAAGATGACGTGGTTGTTGGTTGGAGGTGCTCTTGTCGTCGTAGCTGTGCTAACTATGTTGTCGCTAAACCATTCGTTTCCGTTGCTGCAAACGCGTGGGGAGATTGCCAACCGACAACGTGATTTACTATTATTTGCGACTGGATTAGCGGTGATTGTACTTGTGCCGGTTTACGTAATGCTGTTTACGTTTGCTTGGCGTTACCGCGCAGGACACAAAAAAGACTACAAACCAAATTGGGATTCACACAAGGGTTACGAAACATTGTGGTGGGGCGTACCGTTGGCTATCATTGTGGTTCTGGCGGCGGTTACTTGGGTTACTTCTCACAGTCTAGACCCTTTTAAACCACTCTCATCCACGCAAAAGCCGCTGCAGGTGCAGGTTGTTGCCTTGCAGTGGAAATGGCTGTTTATTTATCCCGAAGAAAAAATCGCGAGCGTCGGCGAAGTTGCCTTCCCTGTCGGCCGCCCAGTGGAATTTACTATGACTAGCGATGCGCCGATGAACAGTTTTTGGATTCCGCAACTTGCCGGGCAAATATATGTTATGAGCGGTATGTCGACAAAACTTCATGTCTCAGCCGACAGCGTCGGTACCTATGCGGGTTTATCGGCTAATATTAGTGGTAAGGGCTTTGCCGATATGCGTTTTAACGCCCGGGCAATGTCAACGACTGATTATGACGCATGGGTCGCTGGGGTAAAAGGCAGTGGCAAGAAGCTCAACCAACAAACCTACGAAGTCCTTGCTCGGCCAGGTAAATCGGCAACCCTGCACTACCTGCTCGAGGAAACAAAGCTGTACGACCGAGTTATAATGAAGTATATGACTGAACATGGTACGACGCAGACGGCTGAAAATGAAACAAAACCCTCAGAGGAAAAAGCATCATCCCCGGTGAAACCAACTCATGATATGCCAATGATGCAATCAGAAGGGATGCACTAA
- a CDS encoding cbb3-type cytochrome c oxidase subunit I translates to MEWSYFWHGWVQFGGQAGLVLGLLTAIGLLTYFKKWKWLWREWLTTQDAKRIGIMYIAVSVVMLLRGFGDAIMMKLQQALASGTSDGFLESEHFQQIFTAHGTIMIFFVAMGLMFGIINLVLPLLLGARDVAFPTLNSMSFYLYLAGVVLVNVSLLYGEFGAVGWLAYPPLSELAYSPGPGVDYWLWSIQIAGVGSMLSGINFIVTILKLRCKGMTLMKMPVFAWSVLGAMMLTVIVFPILTATLFMLSLDRTMGMHYFTADLGGNAMMYINLIWAWGHPEVYILVLPAFGMFSEIVATFSRKRLFGYTSMVWALMIITILSFLVWAHHFFTMGAGGNVNAFFGIMTMIIAVPTGVKIFNWLFTMYKGKIEFMTPMWWFMAFVTTFLIGGATGVLLAVPAIDFQVHNSLFLVAHFHNTIIGGVVFGYLAGIAYWFPKIFGFRLHERLGKAAVTCWVVGFFVTFIPIYILGFMGATRRLDHYDPSMGWQGLFVVSGIGTLIIGLGVVFQLLQLGYSIWKRKELRDNTGDPWNGRTLEWSVPSPAPHYNFARLPVVGTRDAFWEAKQTKKALFSGPYEAFELPKNTSIGVFTGGLACLFGFAVIWHLWWLVLLAAAGLAYLLIRRTFEDDIDYNVSATEAKRLDKEARKADV, encoded by the coding sequence ATGGAATGGAGTTACTTTTGGCACGGCTGGGTTCAGTTTGGTGGCCAGGCCGGATTGGTGCTCGGGCTGCTTACGGCGATTGGTCTTTTGACATATTTTAAAAAATGGAAATGGTTGTGGCGAGAGTGGCTAACGACGCAAGACGCCAAACGGATTGGAATCATGTATATTGCCGTTTCCGTCGTAATGTTGCTACGCGGTTTTGGCGATGCCATTATGATGAAGCTACAGCAAGCACTAGCGAGCGGAACGAGTGATGGTTTCTTGGAAAGTGAACATTTTCAGCAAATATTTACGGCTCACGGCACTATTATGATTTTCTTTGTGGCGATGGGCTTGATGTTTGGCATTATTAACCTGGTGTTGCCACTCCTGCTCGGAGCACGGGACGTTGCCTTCCCTACGCTCAACTCCATGAGCTTTTATCTCTACTTGGCAGGTGTGGTTCTGGTAAATGTTTCGCTGCTCTACGGTGAATTTGGTGCCGTCGGCTGGCTGGCGTATCCACCGCTTTCTGAACTAGCTTATAGCCCTGGTCCCGGTGTTGATTACTGGCTGTGGAGTATTCAAATAGCCGGCGTGGGCAGTATGCTCAGTGGCATAAATTTTATTGTGACAATCTTGAAGCTACGCTGTAAGGGTATGACCCTTATGAAAATGCCGGTTTTTGCGTGGAGTGTGCTCGGTGCAATGATGCTTACGGTTATAGTATTTCCCATTTTGACGGCGACGCTGTTTATGCTTTCGCTAGACCGAACTATGGGCATGCACTACTTTACGGCCGATCTTGGTGGCAACGCCATGATGTACATAAACCTTATCTGGGCTTGGGGGCACCCTGAAGTGTATATTTTGGTACTACCGGCATTTGGTATGTTCAGCGAAATTGTTGCTACCTTTAGTCGAAAGCGGCTGTTTGGCTACACGAGTATGGTTTGGGCACTTATGATTATCACGATTCTTTCTTTTCTAGTTTGGGCGCACCACTTCTTTACCATGGGTGCCGGTGGCAACGTTAACGCGTTTTTTGGGATTATGACCATGATTATTGCCGTCCCAACGGGTGTTAAAATATTTAACTGGTTGTTTACGATGTATAAGGGGAAGATTGAATTTATGACACCCATGTGGTGGTTTATGGCATTTGTAACGACGTTTCTTATAGGTGGAGCTACGGGAGTGCTTTTGGCGGTTCCGGCGATTGATTTCCAGGTGCATAACAGCTTGTTTTTGGTCGCTCACTTTCACAATACCATTATTGGCGGTGTGGTCTTTGGCTACCTAGCTGGTATTGCCTACTGGTTTCCTAAAATTTTTGGGTTTCGTTTGCATGAGAGACTTGGTAAAGCGGCAGTAACGTGTTGGGTGGTTGGTTTTTTTGTCACCTTTATACCAATATATATCCTTGGCTTTATGGGCGCTACCCGTCGGCTCGACCATTACGATCCAAGCATGGGCTGGCAGGGATTGTTTGTCGTTTCCGGTATCGGCACGTTAATAATCGGGCTGGGTGTTGTTTTTCAGTTGCTTCAGCTCGGCTATAGTATATGGAAGCGTAAGGAGCTACGGGACAACACTGGTGATCCTTGGAATGGGCGAACGTTAGAGTGGTCAGTCCCCTCACCTGCGCCGCATTATAACTTCGCTAGGTTGCCTGTCGTAGGCACACGCGACGCCTTCTGGGAAGCAAAACAGACTAAAAAAGCGCTGTTTTCTGGACCTTATGAGGCGTTTGAGTTACCAAAAAATACTAGCATTGGTGTGTTTACCGGTGGTCTTGCTTGTCTCTTTGGTTTTGCAGTGATTTGGCACTTATGGTGGCTAGTGCTTCTGGCTGCTGCTGGGCTGGCCTACCTGCTCATCCGGCGAACCTTTGAAGATGACATTGACTATAATGTTTCTGCCACGGAAGCCAAACGGCTCGACAAAGAGGCCAGAAAGGCGGACGTATGA
- the cyoC gene encoding cytochrome o ubiquinol oxidase subunit III, which yields MSKGSLPSQLPAADSKGLFGFWVYLMTDCILFASLFATFIVLRGNTAGGVGGSDIFELPFVLAETLILLASSLASGLALLAAHRRSRHGVFLWFGITGMLGLLFVSMEVYEFSKLVSDGHSWTNSAFLSSYFGLVGTHGLHISVGLIWLAAILLHLKQRTFNPRLLQRLTMFTMFWHFLDIVWIGIFTIVYLVGVI from the coding sequence ATGAGTAAAGGAAGCTTGCCGTCTCAGTTGCCGGCCGCGGATAGCAAAGGTTTATTTGGGTTTTGGGTATACCTAATGACCGATTGTATACTTTTTGCCAGCCTTTTTGCGACGTTTATTGTGCTGCGCGGCAACACGGCTGGTGGCGTTGGGGGCAGCGACATTTTTGAACTGCCCTTTGTTCTTGCCGAAACACTCATCCTACTAGCAAGCAGCCTGGCGAGTGGGTTGGCACTGTTGGCCGCGCACCGACGTAGTCGACATGGTGTGTTCCTCTGGTTCGGGATAACAGGTATGCTTGGTTTGCTTTTTGTTAGTATGGAAGTATACGAGTTTAGCAAACTTGTCTCAGATGGCCATAGTTGGACTAACAGTGCTTTCCTTTCTTCGTACTTTGGGCTGGTTGGGACGCACGGACTTCATATTTCTGTAGGCCTCATATGGCTGGCAGCGATACTGCTACATTTGAAGCAACGGACTTTTAACCCACGGTTATTGCAACGACTGACAATGTTTACCATGTTTTGGCATTTTCTAGACATTGTTTGGATTGGCATATTCACCATTGTGTATCTGGTGGGGGTTATATAA
- the cyoD gene encoding cytochrome o ubiquinol oxidase subunit IV produces MKLPSYIQRLPNFREASLATYLAGFGLSVALTLSAFALVWAYRVSDGLIFSRGFLLLVLAVLATSQIVVQVLFFLHMSTERRLKMNLYGGIFTIFVVLCLVVGSIWIMQNLDYNMMPTNQTEHIEYEESIRQP; encoded by the coding sequence ATGAAGCTACCTAGTTACATACAGAGGCTACCAAACTTTCGTGAAGCCAGCCTGGCAACTTACCTCGCTGGGTTTGGACTTTCAGTCGCTTTGACACTTTCTGCTTTTGCGCTCGTCTGGGCTTACCGTGTATCTGACGGATTAATATTTAGTCGTGGTTTTCTGCTACTTGTTTTAGCCGTGCTGGCGACAAGCCAAATTGTCGTTCAGGTTTTGTTTTTCCTGCATATGTCGACTGAACGACGACTAAAAATGAACCTCTACGGAGGTATATTTACAATATTTGTAGTCCTGTGCCTGGTAGTTGGTTCTATCTGGATTATGCAAAACCTTGACTACAACATGATGCCAACAAATCAAACAGAGCACATAGAATACGAAGAAAGCATCAGACAGCCGTGA
- the cyoE gene encoding protoheme IX farnesyltransferase yields MRLKDFILVAKPGIVVGNTLAVLGGFLYGSVDGVHFTALVGAVFGALLIIAASCVLNNYLDRDIDRRMHRTAKRASVTGIIPYRIALYYAAAMYLLGFGLMLWLTNIPTAAIGLTGAVLYTSVYYHAKRRTYWGTFVGAFPGATPPLAGYVAATGRLDRAALLLFIIMFVWQMPHFYAVGIFRMEDYKRANLPILPLAKGLSRTVWEMRFYGLLFIVACFLLARWEKAGFMFGLAMITMGLYWLQPMFSPNWRRATEATAQLVFKRSLQVLIALCFFLAMSHVLL; encoded by the coding sequence GTGAGATTGAAAGACTTTATACTGGTCGCAAAGCCGGGAATTGTAGTCGGGAATACGCTAGCGGTCTTGGGCGGCTTTTTGTACGGTTCGGTGGACGGAGTGCACTTTACTGCCCTTGTTGGTGCTGTATTTGGCGCGCTTCTAATAATCGCGGCGTCGTGTGTGCTAAACAACTATCTCGACCGTGATATAGACCGCCGCATGCACCGTACGGCAAAACGGGCTTCAGTGACAGGCATCATACCTTACCGGATTGCTCTGTACTATGCGGCCGCTATGTATTTGCTTGGTTTTGGGCTGATGCTTTGGCTGACAAATATTCCCACGGCAGCAATCGGACTGACGGGTGCCGTGCTGTATACATCGGTCTATTACCATGCCAAACGGCGGACATACTGGGGTACTTTTGTGGGCGCATTCCCTGGGGCTACGCCACCGCTCGCTGGGTATGTCGCTGCGACCGGAAGATTGGATAGAGCCGCCCTGCTGCTGTTTATTATTATGTTTGTCTGGCAGATGCCTCATTTTTACGCGGTAGGAATTTTTCGCATGGAAGATTATAAACGAGCTAATCTGCCCATATTGCCCCTGGCGAAAGGTTTAAGCCGAACTGTATGGGAAATGCGCTTCTACGGTCTACTGTTTATAGTAGCTTGTTTTCTGCTAGCTCGGTGGGAAAAAGCTGGTTTTATGTTTGGACTAGCCATGATTACCATGGGTCTATACTGGTTGCAGCCAATGTTTAGCCCAAACTGGCGCCGAGCAACAGAAGCAACAGCACAGCTTGTTTTTAAGCGATCATTGCAGGTACTTATTGCACTCTGTTTTTTTCTAGCCATGTCTCACGTACTGCTTTAG
- a CDS encoding flippase-like domain-containing protein yields the protein MVRLKKNWVRPGVSLIFTAAIIIFVVQNWQKFVDSVRVMRSVPHSDFSASIPLLTLTFFLAAAAYSFLAFRRLKLRELFVVELAAAAINRLIPSGLGGLGLHGLYLHNRKHSTAQATAVVSINNLLGIFIHLSLLCAVIASGAAGQFRLGWQLKQGWILLGIVILVGALLLIAPVRKKLKQFGHNLLVSFKHYEKQPHKLAYAALALLALTLINLLILHLATRSFGVLLDAPSLFVVYTAGVFMGAAVPTPGGLAGVEAGLVGGFLAYGIAGTTALAIALSFRLVTYWVPIVPGFISLMICRRLKLL from the coding sequence ATGGTTCGATTAAAAAAGAACTGGGTTCGGCCAGGTGTTTCGCTGATTTTCACGGCGGCAATCATTATATTTGTGGTTCAGAACTGGCAGAAGTTTGTCGACAGCGTGCGCGTTATGCGCAGTGTTCCGCATAGCGATTTTTCAGCCAGTATTCCGCTTCTTACGTTGACATTCTTTCTGGCTGCGGCGGCATATAGTTTTTTGGCGTTTCGCCGGCTAAAACTGCGGGAATTGTTTGTGGTTGAACTGGCGGCAGCGGCTATAAATCGGCTGATTCCTTCTGGGCTTGGTGGTTTGGGCTTGCACGGTTTGTACTTACATAACCGCAAACATTCAACTGCTCAGGCGACAGCTGTTGTTAGTATAAATAACCTGCTCGGCATTTTTATCCATCTGTCGCTTTTATGCGCCGTTATTGCGTCAGGTGCTGCTGGGCAATTTCGTTTGGGATGGCAGCTTAAACAGGGGTGGATTTTACTTGGGATCGTAATTTTGGTTGGCGCCTTACTTTTGATTGCGCCGGTGCGCAAAAAACTAAAACAGTTTGGACATAATTTGCTTGTAAGTTTTAAGCACTACGAAAAACAGCCTCACAAACTAGCGTATGCAGCGCTCGCACTGTTGGCGCTAACGCTCATAAATTTACTAATTTTACACCTTGCCACTCGTAGCTTTGGCGTCTTGCTCGATGCACCTTCACTGTTTGTTGTCTACACCGCAGGAGTTTTTATGGGGGCTGCGGTGCCTACGCCCGGTGGTTTGGCCGGTGTGGAAGCCGGTCTTGTCGGCGGCTTTCTAGCCTATGGTATAGCTGGCACTACCGCGCTTGCTATCGCGCTCTCTTTTCGTCTGGTAACTTACTGGGTGCCGATTGTGCCTGGTTTTATCTCGCTTATGATCTGCCGCCGGTTAAAGCTACTCTGA
- a CDS encoding Fic family protein gives MKDYAPVYTITSKITSLVYQIAQDLERINIIREQVLTPHLRRENRIKTIRSSLYIEANSLSLEQVADVIDGKNVVGPLQDINEVKNAMEAYDRLLDCDPYSLKDLLAEHKLMTKDTVNESGRFRSHGVGVFAGNIPIHVAPPAEQVPLLVEQLLFWAKTDNLPQIIKSCIFHYEFEFIHPFADGNGRMGRMWQTLLLYQENPVFGWLPVETIVANRQSQYYDAIQRSTKENDSAIFAEFMLTALAEAVAEFKNNQGSVGTPLEPPLSKTEQAVLDTILSNPYATYQEIAQKIEKTSKTVQRALVSLKDRGIVSRVGSDKTGHWVISNT, from the coding sequence ATGAAAGACTACGCGCCGGTATATACAATTACATCTAAGATTACCAGCTTGGTGTACCAGATAGCACAGGATTTGGAGCGTATTAATATTATTCGCGAGCAAGTTCTCACGCCTCACCTTCGTCGTGAAAATCGTATCAAGACTATTCGTTCATCGCTCTATATTGAGGCAAACAGCCTAAGTCTAGAGCAAGTAGCTGATGTTATAGATGGTAAGAACGTTGTTGGCCCGTTGCAAGATATCAACGAAGTAAAAAACGCCATGGAAGCGTACGATAGACTCTTGGACTGCGACCCATATAGCCTAAAAGATTTGCTAGCTGAGCACAAACTCATGACAAAGGACACTGTAAACGAATCGGGTCGATTTCGTAGTCACGGGGTAGGCGTGTTTGCTGGTAACATCCCAATTCATGTTGCGCCTCCTGCGGAACAGGTTCCCCTACTAGTCGAGCAGCTATTGTTTTGGGCAAAGACTGATAATTTACCGCAAATTATAAAATCGTGTATTTTCCATTATGAATTTGAGTTTATTCACCCGTTTGCCGACGGTAATGGTCGTATGGGCAGGATGTGGCAAACGCTACTTTTATACCAAGAAAACCCAGTGTTTGGGTGGTTGCCGGTAGAAACGATTGTTGCGAATCGTCAAAGTCAATACTATGATGCAATCCAGCGCTCAACAAAAGAAAATGACAGTGCTATCTTCGCTGAATTTATGTTAACTGCGCTTGCAGAAGCTGTAGCGGAGTTCAAGAACAATCAAGGCTCGGTTGGCACACCGCTAGAACCACCACTCAGTAAAACCGAACAAGCGGTACTAGATACTATCCTGAGCAACCCTTACGCTACCTACCAAGAGATTGCCCAAAAGATCGAAAAGACATCTAAAACTGTTCAGCGTGCATTAGTCAGTTTAAAAGACCGTGGAATCGTTTCTCGGGTAGGTTCGGACAAGACGGGGCATTGGGTGATAAGCAATACGTAA
- a CDS encoding IS982 family transposase encodes MELVALFYIIDEFFQEFEPKWRAERISSGLCQRNKPGRLSLSEVPTIIIHFHQSNHRNSKHYYLNHVCTNLRADFPKLVSYTRFLGLMSEVNVPLLTFLACLLSVPTTANYIDSTKLVVCHNRRIRRNRVFKGLAERGKSSMGWFFGFKLHLIVNECGEIVSFYVTPGNTPDNSIETVTRLADRIHGKLFGDRGYISKDLFAALWDQVTQLITGIRRNMKNKLLPLLDKVMLRGRGIIEAINDQLKNQEQIEHSRHRSPINFGVNLISGLIVYQLQPKKPSLNFTDSEKKLLTQPLLLGV; translated from the coding sequence ATGGAACTGGTAGCTTTATTCTACATCATTGATGAATTTTTTCAGGAGTTTGAACCGAAATGGCGGGCCGAACGGATTAGCTCTGGGCTATGCCAACGAAACAAGCCAGGGCGTCTTAGCCTGAGTGAGGTACCTACTATCATTATCCATTTCCATCAAAGTAATCATCGGAATTCCAAACACTACTATCTCAATCATGTTTGTACCAATCTGCGGGCTGACTTCCCAAAGTTAGTCAGCTATACCCGTTTCTTGGGGCTCATGAGCGAGGTTAATGTGCCACTACTCACGTTTCTGGCATGCTTGCTCAGTGTCCCGACTACGGCGAACTATATCGACTCAACTAAACTGGTCGTCTGCCATAACCGACGTATACGCAGGAACAGAGTCTTCAAGGGTTTAGCTGAACGTGGTAAGAGTAGTATGGGCTGGTTCTTTGGTTTCAAATTGCACCTAATCGTCAATGAATGCGGTGAAATTGTATCGTTCTACGTAACACCCGGTAATACACCCGACAACAGTATTGAAACAGTTACCAGGCTTGCCGACCGTATACACGGTAAACTTTTTGGTGACCGAGGCTACATTTCGAAAGATTTGTTTGCTGCGCTCTGGGACCAGGTTACGCAGCTTATTACGGGTATTAGGCGAAACATGAAGAACAAACTGCTCCCACTGTTAGATAAGGTGATGCTCCGTGGTCGTGGCATCATTGAAGCAATCAATGATCAACTCAAGAACCAAGAACAGATAGAGCACAGCAGACATCGAAGCCCCATTAACTTTGGAGTCAATCTAATTAGTGGTCTCATCGTCTATCAGTTACAACCAAAAAAGCCCAGTCTTAACTTTACAGATTCTGAGAAAAAGCTACTGACGCAACCGCTACTGTTGGGTGTGTAA
- a CDS encoding ATP-binding protein, with amino-acid sequence MMIKRQQYLQTLRQLKDQRLIKVITGIRRSGKSSLLQSFKEELIESSVAERQIQSINFEEAENVDLTDWLSLHNSIESKLVDGKMNYLFLDEIQIVDNFERVVNSLFVKSNVDIYMTGSNAFLLSSELATLLTGRYISIHVLPFSFAEYRLAMPDTRSNDRLLAQYLSSSAFPEAVTLSKTNPALSNRYLKDLYETIVNNDISNRYEVRDKDDFTRVVKFVFDSIGSPLSATSIAKALTNQDNKTYHATVIRYLKYLTKSYLIYPVSRYDVKGKKLLTTNDKYYVVDLGLREIMLGSSQVSDIGHRLENVVYLELLRRNEGEVWVGKTDDSEVDFIVQKPGGEREYYQVAYQINDNEKTLERELAPFKKINDNYPKYILTTDLINEEFLGIKKVNVVDWLLKTEV; translated from the coding sequence ATCATGATAAAACGACAACAGTATCTACAGACACTACGACAACTTAAAGATCAGCGATTGATAAAGGTCATTACTGGCATTCGTCGCTCAGGCAAGTCATCGTTGCTCCAATCGTTTAAGGAAGAACTTATTGAGTCTAGTGTTGCCGAGCGCCAGATCCAATCAATAAATTTCGAAGAAGCCGAAAATGTCGATCTCACAGATTGGCTTTCTTTGCACAACAGCATTGAGTCCAAGCTAGTTGATGGCAAAATGAATTATCTGTTCCTCGACGAAATCCAGATTGTAGATAATTTTGAACGAGTCGTCAATTCGTTATTTGTGAAAAGTAACGTAGATATATACATGACTGGTTCAAATGCGTTCTTGTTATCAAGCGAACTAGCGACACTTTTGACGGGAAGGTATATCTCTATCCACGTTTTACCATTTTCATTCGCCGAATACCGGCTAGCGATGCCCGATACTCGAAGTAATGATAGGCTATTAGCTCAATATCTATCTTCTAGCGCATTTCCTGAAGCAGTAACCTTATCTAAGACGAACCCCGCTCTTTCTAACAGATACTTGAAAGATTTATATGAAACAATTGTCAACAATGATATTTCAAATAGGTATGAGGTTAGAGACAAGGATGACTTCACGAGAGTTGTAAAATTTGTCTTTGATAGCATAGGAAGCCCGTTATCCGCTACTAGTATCGCAAAGGCTCTCACTAATCAGGATAACAAAACGTATCATGCGACTGTTATCCGATACCTAAAATATTTAACTAAAAGTTACTTAATCTATCCGGTCAGCCGATACGATGTGAAGGGTAAAAAATTGCTCACTACTAACGATAAGTATTACGTGGTTGATTTGGGATTGCGAGAGATAATGCTAGGCAGCTCACAGGTTTCTGATATTGGACATCGGCTAGAGAACGTCGTATATCTTGAGCTGCTGCGTCGTAATGAGGGAGAAGTTTGGGTTGGTAAAACAGATGATAGTGAAGTCGATTTTATTGTCCAAAAACCAGGCGGGGAGCGTGAGTATTATCAGGTGGCTTATCAGATCAACGATAACGAAAAAACCCTTGAACGAGAACTCGCCCCATTCAAAAAGATTAATGATAATTATCCCAAGTATATCTTGACAACAGATTTAATAAATGAGGAGTTTTTGGGTATCAAAAAGGTAAACGTTGTAGATTGGTTATTAAAAACAGAAGTATAG